From Lucilia cuprina isolate Lc7/37 chromosome 4, ASM2204524v1, whole genome shotgun sequence:
cacaaTAATCATTGATAtaagaagaaaacaacaacaacagcgaaATAATACAATAAACGTGTGTAGAAGAGAATAAGTATACAAATAAACTCAACAAGAAGTATATTTGTTACTTATAACTTCTGCCATCTATCCAAAAACCACTTTATCGAtttccaaaacaaaatacatgtaagaatgaaatactttttttaaatttagattttctttttcataaagaaTGTATTCgatttgtctgtctatctatctatctatctatctatctatctatctatctatctatctatctatctatctatctatctatctatctatctatctatctatctatctatctatctatctatctatctatctatctatctatctatctatctatctatctatctatctatctatctaaatatctttaatatttttattaatttaacaatcAGCTGCTAATTtgtcaaataattaaatttatattattttatttaaatatttctatttgcattttatataaaacctaACAAGtgctaattatttaaacaaaactgttgtaaatttatttattacaacaaatacaacttgCATAACCATTCaggcataaaaaacaaaatattttaaaactacatattaataaaaatttatttaattttaaaaattaattattaaaaaaaagttgatattttacaaaaaaaaaatcaaaatcaatttttactatttgttCTAGTAATTTTATAGtatatttctttaatagtttttttttttaattcaatttaagtattttatttttatttattcttttttatattagtCATTCATTATTACAgcaaacggacagacagacattaaTGCAGcacttcaacttttttttttgtttttgtcatttataATCAATTTGTGTGTATCAATCCAACTATggagttttttgttattgttttttatctctaatttttggtaataatacttttttattttatgaatgcaTTGCAacgtgtttttatttaaatatttgtttgtttgtttatttcatgattttatatttatttgatcgTTTTTATTTAGTGTGATCGTTGTCgtctgatttttgttttttgttatttgtttatattttgtttatttttgtttgtttttttcattttcttttaattctttgtgtgtaaatttaattcaaatagaaaaatcaaaaaacctTTAGCAGCCATTTggtctttttttttataaattagcaaaaatttattttgcaatcaaaaaaaaaaaaaacttgtttataattcaaaatatttataatattaatattttactttaaaactccTATGTGTTATTAAATTCcttcctttttttatatataattaaaactcatattaaaaaaactcgTGCTACTacttaaacaattattataattttttttttttttgtaaaacactgacatttttctataaaagtgatttttagGTGTAAAATTATGATATAAACGATAGTTTTAggacaaaaagtttatttttgatGAAGAAGCAATATTTAGATAAAatctactttttaataaaagtttgaattgatgataaaaaaatcacttttaaaaaagtgataaaaaagtgtctttttatgtaaaaaaatttggtaataCAAATTAACTACAAATGTAgtaaaaatttgactttttgactatctatctatctatctatctatctatctatctatctatctatctatctatctatctatctatctatctatctatctatctatctatctatctctatatctatctatataaatatctatctatctatctatctatctatctatctatctatctatctatctatctatctatctatccatctatctatctatctatctatctatctatctatctatctatctttctatctatatatctatctatctatctatctttctatctatatatctatctatctatctatctatctatctatctatctatctatctatctatctatctatctatctatctatctatctatctatctatctatctatctatctatctctctatctctctatctgtctatctttctatctatttatctatctatctatctatctgtctgtctgtctgtatgtctgtctgtctgtctgtctgtctgtctgtctgtctgtctgtctgtctgtctgtctgtctgtatgtatgtctgtctatctatcaaTCTTGTTTCTATCTACAAAGAGTTCCGTTTGGCACTATCCATGGACGATGACAGTACCATTActtcattaaaaaacaaatttatttaacagattaaagaaaaaaaatttcaataataaaccTCACAATGCATTAACActgaaaatgcaatttttaattcttaaatatcAAAATGCAAAATGAATTAATCATAGAAAGGGGCACTTTAAGGTCAACACCTCTTGAgccgttaaaaaaaaaaaaaaactatcaataGATAAAAGTAGGTGGCTGGGTTGTTCgaagtttttgtatattattaatttttttgcaaattattttacaCTATTAAAAATCCAGACTAGCAAAAACAACCTTCAATAATATTACAACAAGTACTACAAAACACACAACTTTACAAGGTTAAATACCAGCAGGCAGCCAAAGCAAAGCCCAATAACTCACACACTCACATACAATTACATACAGAAGAACCAAGTGGGGAGCTTAAAAATTcaggaaatttaaaaacaataataccaaaaataggtaAACACTAAACAGAAGTAAAATAGGTACATAGTAGAAGAGAActtctttagaaataaaattgaaataaaatatttatagtgtTGTTTTGGTTCGTTGTTTGGTTGTTGTATAGCTATGCAGCAGGGGggagttttaatattttcagcACAAAAGGAGACAAGAACAGAATGAATACTAAactaaatacaataacaattacTGCTTcagcaacagcaataacaacaacaaatatgtgGGTGGtgaaattttattgatattttgtttttattggatTCCTTGGTctctttatatttcaaattaaaaacatgtattttccttttttattgtaACTTACTTGGAATTATTTGATGTTAATGAAATCTTGATCACCTAAtctttaattaaataactattgtagtatatttttttctgttataaaatttctttgtaaaaaaatacacacaaatttaattttttctttttacaattttattttactatttgtttTTCTTGCTGTCTTCctttgtatgttgtttttgcgtttttttttttcttttttgtatttttttctttggggGCTCTTTTGTCTTTCAATTTAGTATTGCGTTTCGATGATTGTTTGTCGCGAAGTTTAAACGCGTTTGTTTGCTTGgttttttagcaattatttatttaatttagctaTTATGGCTAAGTAAAGTTAATTGCCTATAAGGAAAACACATTTTCACCATTTTCAATTggattttttagaaattgtcgTAAATTTTTCACTCCAATAAAACACCgagaaaaatgaagaaaaaaatgacTGTCGATCAAAGACTTGCGGCAACAAACATTAACGTCGACGACGTTAGACACTCAAAATATTGACGGCGTCTAAAAGTCATTTGTATGCCGACAAAATTTTTCTCcgtggttttaaaaatatataatatatattaaaaatatattatacgaACGACAATCGGTCCATACTTCccataagttttgttttttaaaataaattattgttaattcaAAAGAGCTTAGTATATAATTGACTTAAGATACTCTGATAAGTTGAACGTAgcattattataatataacaCAGCAACTGAATTTAACAGAAGTGTTTGAATTTTAACGGCGGCTTAAAGTTAGCCATGTTTTCAgctgcttttttttaatttcagttaACATCTCAAGTGAAtgccaaaataaaacaaaacaagcatttgtttttattaggaAGAATACAACGTTTTGaagtaaattgtaaattttttcacaaacttaaaaaaatgagtTCGCAAACAGTGCGTACGCCTGTTTCACAAATTATTCACAGTAAAGATGAGTTGGAAGAGGAAGAGCCAAAGAAAAAGTCCCGTGAGGATTGGCGTAAAGCCAAAGAGCTAGAGGAAGCTCGTAAAGCTGGTACTGCGCCGGCTGCTGTCGATGAAGAGGGACGTGATATAAATCCTCATATACCACAATATATATCAAATGCTCCTTGGTATTATGGAGCTCAGGGACCTACACTAAAACATCAAAGGCCGCAGCGTGATGAAGATAAAGGTGAATTAGAGCGCATGGCTCCTAAAGGAGTGGATACTACACGCCTGGTGACAAAATTTCGTAAGGGAGCCTGTGAAAATTGTGGAGCCATGACTCACAAGCGTAAGGATTGTTTAGAAAGACCACGCAAGGTTATAGCAAGATTTGCCGAGTCTATAGTTGTGCATGACGAGCATATAGTGCAGGACAAATCGGTGAATTATGATGAGAAAAGAGATCGTTGGAGTTCTTATGATCCTGCAAATCATCGGGAAATTATAGAGGAATTTGAGAAAGTAGAAGAAGCTAAAAGACAATTAAAGgcagaaaaattaaagaatagtAAGTTTCTCACCGGGAATTTAGGAAAAATCTTTAActttaatatattgtttttcaGATCCTGATGCTGAAATTTCCGATGATGACAATAACGAGGACAAATACGTAGACGAAGTTGATATGCCGGGTACTAAAGTAGATTCGAAACAACGTATTACCGTGCGTAATTTACGTATAAGAGAAGATACCGCCAAATATCTAAGAAATTTAGATCCCAATTCAGCCTACTATGATCCGAAAACCAGATCTATGCGTGACAATCCCAATCCTCATACACCAGCAGATGAGTAAGTATTATCTAAAAagtgttatataaaaaacagtTGAATACATTCTCTTTTATCTTAAATAGAGCCGAATTTGCGGGAGAAAATTTTGTACGCTTTAGTGGTGATACCACAAAGCATTCGCAAGCCCAATTATTTGCCTGGGAGGCTCATGGCAAAGGCGTTGATGTGCATTTGTTAGCTGAACCTACAAAATTGGAGTTATTGCAAAAGGAGTATGACAAAAAGAAAGATCAATTTAAATCAAGTGTAAGTATTAATGGAAAACTTTCTTAATAGAAACTGTATGTATAACTTTGGAATTTTCAGACTAAAGAACACATTGTGGAGAAATATGGTGGTGTAGAACATTTAGAAGCTCCTCCAAAATCCTTGCTGTTGGCTCAAACTGAGGAATACATAGAATACTCTCGCAGCGGCAAAGTTATTAAGGGTATGGAAAAACCTAAGGCTCGTAGTATTTACGAGGAAGATGTCTACATAAATAACCATACCACTGTATGGGGTAGCTATTGGAATGGTGGACGTTGGGGTTACAAATGCTGtaaatcatttattaaaaattcttattgtGTGGGCATGAAAGATCCCGAAAGTATAGGAGAATTTAAAATGCCCAATCCTGTGCCCAGCTCCGCAGCAGTTAGCAGGGAAAGAGAAGAAGACAACAACGCAGTTGCTTCCACATCTAAAGTAAACCCGGAAGAAGACAATAATACCAAATCTAAAAACACAGATGAACACAAGGAATCTTCTTCTTCCAGTTCTTCCTCCTCTTCATCATCCTCGGAAGATGAAGAAGAACTACAAAAAGCGgctttggaaaataaaaaactcaaaaagaaaatgaaaaaacgCGAAAAGAAAAGAGCTAAGAAACTAaagaagaaagagaaaaaattggCTAAAGAAAAGAAACGTTTAGAGGAGAAATCGAAAGGTAAAACGGACAAAGATAAGAAAGCAGTATCCGATATGCAGGATGATAGAAAACGGCCCTACAATAGCATGTACGATGTTAAGGCGCCCACAGAAGAAGAAATTGAAGAATGGCAGCGTAAACGCACTAGGGAAGAGGATCCCATGTTACAATTTATGGACAAATAATTGCAATGCtattaaatgtataataaagGTTAAATAACTAAAGTAACTGTTAAATCGTGAATAGATTTGAAGTTTAGAATTGgaaatagtatatattttaagattagCGTAAAATTTATTGAGCTCAACAATTAATTgccttatatttttgtttagtttataaaactaaaagtttttattaacatACCGCTGACTCGCCAATTGggttttaaaaacacttttcacttttttcatttacttttccTTAGACAATGGCATACTGTTCATACAACAATTCAcgtattttataatattcttcCGACAAATGTCCTTCCATAGTCACCTTACCAGTATCGATACGTCTTAATGCCAGAGAACCATTGCAGCACCATAAAACACCACCAGAAAATTCCGAATTAATATTATTACGCATTAGAATTTGTTTGAAATCGGAAAGTTTTAGCTCATTAATCAAGACTGAATTGTGAACAGGTATCTCATCATTTTCCAAAGACTCTAAAGTAAGAGTTTTCTCATCACTACTGCTCGTCTCTGTGACATCGTTATCAGCGTTATTATTTTGTGTTGTATTAGTGGATTCAATAGCTTGAGTTCGTACACCAATGCGAGCATCTATCCAGGCCACTTCGGCATCTTTGCCCTTTTGGAATTGTAGTTGAGCTACTAAGCCTTCAGTGAGACGTACTTGATAAATATGTGTTTCGGTGGTGGCATCAATAGTCTGCAAATTGATAGTTTAAAAAGGATACTGTTGTCATGTACAATAAACTTACTTCTCCCTTGTGTGGTGTAAAAACTCGGGCGCCTATATTTTGTTCACAATGTTTAGCTACCGCCTGTGTAGCTTCCTCAGTACCATGCACAACTATAACACGACGCGGTCTTAACTGAGATAAGATTTTTAACATAGATTCACCATCAGAGCGACCTTCAAAGTCTATACGCTGGATTTGGGCATTTATTTCTATAGTTTTACGTTGACTTATACATTTTGTGGGTTTTTCCAGCAGTTGTAcctctaaaaattaaattttatttaaaaaattctattttatcaTCATTTTACTTACCATCatctgtttttgatttttctcccTTGATTTCTTCTTTCTTTACATTTTCCTTATTATCATCCATTGGGTAGTCATAGGCTACATCGGCTATGCGATATTCTTCTAAATTGATTATCTCACCATATTCATCACATTTGATTTTCTCCTCATGAAAGGGAAACATTACATGATGCCTTTTATTTGACTTAAAGAATCCGGTATGTTGTCTGCCCTCGGGTCTTATAACAATATCATGTTTTCCCGTAATAATACTCATTTCAATGTCGTCTTCTGAATCCGAACTACTTTCTTCTTCGGCATCTTGCTTCACGATAAGTCTATTAACTTTTTCACCCTGTATACGTAAGTATTCCTCTAGTTCAGCACCTTCTAATTCTATGCGACGTCTAATGTCTATTTCGATTTTTCTTCCCGGAGTATGATTTTCAACTAAATCCATGGCCAGAGTGCCCTGAGAGGTCCTATAAACGGGCTTaaataagtgatttttttagttaatatagGAAGACTTACCTTGAGGTAAATATTATACTATTATTGGGATTACCCGCCCACTGTACAAATAAATCCCTGGTAAAGCCACTTTCCATATCCGGCTCACTAGCCAACACCACCTTGGGGCCGGGTAATTGAGCCAACTCAGCCAAACTGTGGCACAATTGCATGTGCTTGAATTGAAAGGGATTATTGCGTGCTCCTTCaaaacttttcattaatttatcacTCATCCATTCAATTTGGGATTTAGCAAACTCTATCACATTATAGGAGAAGTTATTCAGCAAAGCCAATGAGTAGGCCATTAAGCCGGACTCTTTATTCTTCCACAGCTGATCCAACATATGAGCCAATTCCAAAACACGTCCCGCTGTATCAACAGCTATTAGAACATTGCCATTACCTCGCaaagtttgtaaaatatttgtcataagCTTCTCATCACGAGCCCTACGTCGGGCTTGTTGATACAAAGCATTAAAAGCATCCGTTATAAGTAGTGAGGGCCTTTGTAAACGCTCCAATTCACAACCATTCAAATGACGTTCTTTTTTGTGATTGAAATCGGTGGCATAGACAATATCTTCTTCGCCCACTTTTAATATCTTCCATATAGTGCCACCAATCATATGTCCCGCTGGTAGGGGTGTTATGGCTATGCCATAACCTTTACCTTTCAGGTTAACCGTCTGATTGTATTtcaattgtataattttatcaAAAGCAGCATCCACATCATCCAATGAGAACAAATCAAAATCATACATATTAAAGTGTGACATATAAAGATCATACATAAACATTTGACCCATTTTATGTACAGGAATGGTAGAATAAATGGGACAATTTAAACCCAACTTGCCTACCAAGTAGGGTAAAGCACCCAAATGATAAACATCTGGATGGGACAATAAAACAGCATCAATTGTGTGGACATGCCTATAAAATTTGAAACTCAATATAAGTAGGAGTTATTAAATGTTGTATTCAAGCCAACCTTTTAACTTCCTTAATAAAATTTGCATCAAACTTTTCATCCCAACCACAGTCCAACATTATTTTGACTTCATCGATTTGTAATATATAACAGGGTGGTGTTTCATCCATTGCCCCCGAAACAGTGTGGAGTTTTATAATAGAAGTCATGTTTTCTGtgtgattttcttaaaattattgcgttatttgtttaatatttttacttaacagaaataaacaaaaattccctaccagaacagtgacagtcatttgaTCGGTCATTTGACTGGCACTACTGATGTATTATTTCTATCACAGCGTAGAAGAAAGTTTCTATCAGTTTCTTAAGGCAAATGGACAAAAGTGATGAAAcatttgtgtacatgtgatTTTTCTTCTCCCTTGCACTTATGAATTTTATCGTCTTTAGAACATATATTTGAGCTCCTCACTCTTTTGTTGTTTACTAACCAAGGATGACATAAATATTAGTCACGATTGACTGATCATGCTTGATGGATATATCTATCACAGTTAGCAAATTAAAATGATGTATTTATTGGTCATTGTTGACTAATCATATTTGATGAATATATCCGTCAAATGTGACAGCTataccaatttataataaaacacaatttattaatatattaggaaatatatttttttaattttaataatataataagcatatacataaattaacaaTCATTTCTTCATTTTACATTCCTCGCAGGATTTAAATCCTCGGATGCTCCTtttaatttgtgaaaataagttgtctgtaaagaaatataacaatcgaaatataaaaattaaaagtaagtaATCAAGTTAGATTAATTAAACTCCGAAGTGTTTATCTTCAGCTACACTTCCTgcactatttttaaattctgtttatatatcaataaaataaagacaattattataataattgtctttatttttaataatttatagtctttgtattttttttttcattttttgcttTCTGCTCTTTTGCTTTTACAGAAATAATTTATAACGTCGAGAAATATAGAACTGAAACACAGTAACAATCAAATGTAGTTGTTTCACTCTTTCATATACAAAGGAAATCCTTTACCACACTTTGGGTACATTAACAGTCATTTTACCGGTCATTTGACTGTCATTATTGATGGAATTATCcattaactactttttttttgcaattttataaaaaaatgttgcaagagTGTTAGTgaaatcattttgtatgtgttagtttcggTCATACATTTCTTGAAGGGTTGTGCacgattttcacaaaaaaaagtcCGGTGTTTTTCTTACATTCCTCTTCTTATGGTTTCTGCTATTCACTGATAATTGTTAACACAGGGTttggaaaaaatgtaaataaagagtttggaaaaattaacataaaataataaactacaaTAATGGATTAACATTTCTCTGCTGTCTCCAAAACCGTGGGCTAttagcatttaaaatataaattgttattgaaTATACAGGACTACTAATAAATATATCTATAGAAAGGTCTCCGAAATACTTCTTGAAAAGTACACacaactagggttctatagttgaaactttttgcattttaagcaaagtcgatttttcgacttttttatttagttaaaagtcgacttttagacttttagtattttataaatagtcgacttttcagcttctttcgattttttccacttttcgactttttaactatttccgacttctttgaactttttttacttttttcgagtttttccgactattttagagtttttgactttttcagctttttttcgacttttaacgactttcgacatttttcatagacgacagtcgagttatcgactcctttggaataaaatagtcgacttcgatcattgttcgattattcgaacgtcgatttatagaaccctacacaCAACAGGATCAATTGTCTAGTTTTTCGTTTGGAAAATGCattaaaagagttttatttagatattgttttataccagtcgcaaaaactttaaattggcttctattctcttttttgttatacgaatGGAATTTCATACAACTTTGTGATTAGACTTTTCGTAGGAAAAGTGTGCTCGTGTGAAATGGACTTTAGCAACAATCTGGCTACATTTACTTCAATAAGACAATCAATCTGAATGAATAACACAAGTAAGAAGAAGcactaaagaaaaatatcaaattcaACCGCcaacaaatttttgcaattcaACCATTTTGTGCAAAATCTaaacttaaaaaactattttaaattgctttgaatttaaaaaagaaatgtggAATAATTTCGAACAATCTCCTCTAGAAGATGAGACCATATCAAATGCTTTCTCTTCCCGGGGCATTTTTCGCATAACCAGTGATGATGAGGTAAGTTTggatattaacaaaaaaattctttgtttatattattaaaagggCTTCTTTTTGCATATTCTTTTAGGTTACCCAATATCCTCAGGTTCAGGCTTCGGTACAAAATACCAAAATGGTTATAGCCATtgataaaactatatttttattggAAGATGAAATGATTGCGAAATGTAGTTTGCTAACATTTAACACTAACATTGATGTCCTGGCCATTTCACAGACGGGCAACTTGATTGTTTGTGGTTTAAGTGATGGTGAAATACATGGTATTTTCATTAAGGGCATACCATTGTTTAGTCAAAATATTAAGCAGAACGATGTTAATTTGATTGGTGGTAAAACCTTTGCGGGAATTCAACAAGTGGGCAATAATTTCTGTTTGACTTGTACAAATGGTAGTGTTTATAGGTGAGATGAGAAGAGTAAACTTGATTAGTTTAATGTTATAaagattttgataaaattttcaatattttttattgttttgcaaaaaacattttctttcctCTCTAGCCTTTCTGAAATTGATGAATCTTGCTTGGAATCCTATTTGAATATATcgttaaatgaaaatgaaaccaTGTCTTTTGCGGAAAATCTTTACAATGATGTTGCTCTCAAACGTTTATTTGGTATAAGAGGTCTAAGTGAAATTACTGCTGCCTTAttgataaatcaaaattttgatttctttaattCTCAATTACCCGAAAAGGATCCCTTACTAATAGCTGGTACACATAATTCCATCTACATGCGTTCCTCCCAAGATGATGTAGTGCGTATTAATATACCGGAAAGTTATCGGGGtgttaaaaatatctataatcTTGAGAATTTCATGTATGTTTTTAAAGGTTAAAataggattttattttattataagaaaattacattTCTAGTATTATTTTAACCAATTCGGGTCATTTATTGGAGCTGTGTCCTTTTACTAAAATTCTATTCTTTGCCTCTTCAACGCAAGAGATTTTAATAGATGATTTGATTGTCATGGAATGTAGTGATGAAAATATCGAATTATTAACTCTTACTAAACGTTCTGAGGATCACGAGAGATCCATTAAGATTGTGGATTATCCGGgtgggttttttattaatactcAACCTTACTTAGGTATTATAttaatgattttgtttatttattcaaagCTCTCAAATGCCACAATGAATTGGATGTTACTGAACACTCCTGGCTGGTTCAACAGCCCAAATGTTCAgtgaatttatattattttagttgtttacagtgtaatgtaaataattttccttCGGTTTTGGAAATGCTATCGGTGTCGGAAACCCATCCCAGTGAacgttttaagaaattaatagcCAAGGGCCATTTGGAAGAGGCAGAGGTGGgagtttgttattatttttacttttttccagggaaaacaattttctttatgaaagaAATGGTATGGATTTTCTTGTTGTTCTTTTCTAGGTTTTTGGTACTCAATTTGAACTGTGTTTACAACCAATTTACGAAGCTAAAGCTAAAAAGATTTTAGTAGAAATGGATAGTTTGGGGGAGGTAAGtcattataaatagaaaatcctTCTATCTcagtatctatgtatctatctatctatctatctatctatctatctatctatctatctatctatctatctatctatctatctatctatctatctatctatctatctatctatctatctatctatctatctatctatctatctgtctatctatctatctatctatctatctatctatctatctatctatctatctatctatctatctatctatctatctatctacatattattattattattattctatgaACAATATATCATTCCATAATCATTTTTTAGAACAACCCTGACATGGTAAACGAGCTTTTTATGGAGCTAATGAAACTTTTACAAAACATACAGAATAAAGATTTCTTTAGGCAAAATCGTATGTTTAATTTGCCTACACGCAAAACATTGGAAAGATATTTGAAAGAAGTTCTTACTCATCTAGATGAAGAGGTAATTAATAGaacaactataaaataaaaaaactactcttaacatatatattaatattccTTTAGGACgatgaacaaaatattttggaaatagtCGAACAATTAGATCGTCTTAAAACCTTGGCCATCATAGATCCTTACGAAATTAATCATGAATGGCAAAAATTTGTCTATCACCCAAATTTAATCAAGTATATAACTTCGTTATTT
This genomic window contains:
- the LOC111688222 gene encoding pre-mRNA-splicing factor Slu7, with protein sequence MSSQTVRTPVSQIIHSKDELEEEEPKKKSREDWRKAKELEEARKAGTAPAAVDEEGRDINPHIPQYISNAPWYYGAQGPTLKHQRPQRDEDKGELERMAPKGVDTTRLVTKFRKGACENCGAMTHKRKDCLERPRKVIARFAESIVVHDEHIVQDKSVNYDEKRDRWSSYDPANHREIIEEFEKVEEAKRQLKAEKLKNNPDAEISDDDNNEDKYVDEVDMPGTKVDSKQRITVRNLRIREDTAKYLRNLDPNSAYYDPKTRSMRDNPNPHTPADEAEFAGENFVRFSGDTTKHSQAQLFAWEAHGKGVDVHLLAEPTKLELLQKEYDKKKDQFKSSTKEHIVEKYGGVEHLEAPPKSLLLAQTEEYIEYSRSGKVIKGMEKPKARSIYEEDVYINNHTTVWGSYWNGGRWGYKCCKSFIKNSYCVGMKDPESIGEFKMPNPVPSSAAVSREREEDNNAVASTSKVNPEEDNNTKSKNTDEHKESSSSSSSSSSSSSEDEEELQKAALENKKLKKKMKKREKKRAKKLKKKEKKLAKEKKRLEEKSKGKTDKDKKAVSDMQDDRKRPYNSMYDVKAPTEEEIEEWQRKRTREEDPMLQFMDK
- the LOC111688221 gene encoding probable cleavage and polyadenylation specificity factor subunit 2 produces the protein MTSIIKLHTVSGAMDETPPCYILQIDEVKIMLDCGWDEKFDANFIKEVKRHVHTIDAVLLSHPDVYHLGALPYLVGKLGLNCPIYSTIPVHKMGQMFMYDLYMSHFNMYDFDLFSLDDVDAAFDKIIQLKYNQTVNLKGKGYGIAITPLPAGHMIGGTIWKILKVGEEDIVYATDFNHKKERHLNGCELERLQRPSLLITDAFNALYQQARRRARDEKLMTNILQTLRGNGNVLIAVDTAGRVLELAHMLDQLWKNKESGLMAYSLALLNNFSYNVIEFAKSQIEWMSDKLMKSFEGARNNPFQFKHMQLCHSLAELAQLPGPKVVLASEPDMESGFTRDLFVQWAGNPNNSIIFTSRTSQGTLAMDLVENHTPGRKIEIDIRRRIELEGAELEEYLRIQGEKVNRLIVKQDAEEESSSDSEDDIEMSIITGKHDIVIRPEGRQHTGFFKSNKRHHVMFPFHEEKIKCDEYGEIINLEEYRIADVAYDYPMDDNKENVKKEEIKGEKSKTDDEVQLLEKPTKCISQRKTIEINAQIQRIDFEGRSDGESMLKILSQLRPRRVIVVHGTEEATQAVAKHCEQNIGARVFTPHKGETIDATTETHIYQVRLTEGLVAQLQFQKGKDAEVAWIDARIGVRTQAIESTNTTQNNNADNDVTETSSSDEKTLTLESLENDEIPVHNSVLINELKLSDFKQILMRNNINSEFSGGVLWCCNGSLALRRIDTGKVTMEGHLSEEYYKIRELLYEQYAIV